The Panicum hallii strain FIL2 chromosome 9, PHallii_v3.1, whole genome shotgun sequence genome has a window encoding:
- the LOC112874258 gene encoding 17.9 kDa class I heat shock protein: MSLIRRSNVFDPFSLDLWDPFEGFPFGSGGSSSSLFPSFPRTSSETAAFAGARIDWKETPEAHVFKADVPGLKKEEVKVEVEDGNVLQISGERNKEQEEKTDTWHRVERSSGRFLRRFRLPENAKTEQIRASMENGVLTVTVPKEEVKKPEVKSIQISG; this comes from the coding sequence ATGTCGCTGATCCGCCGCAGCAACGTGTTCGACCCCTTCTCCCTCGACCTCTGGGACCCCTTCGAGGGCTTCCCCTTCGGctccggcggcagcagcagcagcctctTCCCCTCGTTCCCGCGCACCAGCTCGGAGACCGCGGCCTTCGCCGGCGCGCGGATCGACTGGAAGGAGACCCCCGAGGCACACGTGTTCAAGGCGGACGTCCCGGGGCTCAAGAAGGAGGAGGTGAAGGTGGAGGTCGAGGACGGCAACGTGCTCCAGATCAGCGGCGAGCGCAACaaggagcaggaggagaagacgGACACCTGGCACCGCGTGGAGCGCAGCAGCGGTAGGTTCCTGCGCAGGTTCCGGCTCCCCGAGAACGCCAAGACTGAGCAGATCAGGGCGTCCATGGAGAACGGCGTGCTCACCGTCACCGTGCCCAAGGAGGAGGTCAAGAAGCCTGAGGTGAAGTCAATCCAGATCTCCGGTTAG
- the LOC112874256 gene encoding cytosolic enolase 3: MSVQEYLEKHLLSRKIEEAVNAAVRAKAPDPVLFIAGHMRRAAPAVITRVRARQILDGHGAPAVEVELHTNKAVHRASAAGAGAPEGAAADAAGDSGRRKILARAVADAVRVINDKVSEALVGMDPQQQAQIDQAIMDLDKARHKAELGANAMLAVSIAACKAGAAEKEVPLYKHIADLVGKSAATIPVPAITVINGGKHAGNGLPIQEIMILPVGAKNFEEAMQMGSETYHHLKDIILEKYGAESCNIGDHGGFAPNISSISEGLDLVIAAIERAGYNGRIKLAIDVAATDFCVGKKYDLEFKSTKKSGQNFKTADDMIEIYSQLCSEYPLVSIEQPFDKDDWEHSKKLTTLELCQVAGDDLLMSDPERIKRAVNEYTCNALVLKLNQVGTVTEAIEVAKQAKDAHWGVMVSHRSGDTEDSFIADLAVGAAAGQIKAGAPCRGECLTKYNQLLRIEEELGSEGVYAGENWRTASTS, from the exons ATGTCAGTGCAGGAGTACCTAGAGAAGCACCTGCTCTCGCGCAAGATCGAGGAGGCCGTGAACGCGGCGGTCCGCGCCAAGGCCCCCGACCCGGTGCTCTTCATCGCGGGCCATATGCGGCGCGCGGCCCCCGCCGTGATTACCAGGGTGCGGGCGCGCCAGATCCTTGACGGGCACGGCGCGCCGGCCGTGGAGGTCGAGCTGCACACTAACAAGGCCGTGCACCGAGCATCcgcggccggcgcgggcgcgccCGAAggggccgccgccgacgcggcaGGGGACTCCGGGAGGCGGAAGATCCTCGCGAGGGCGGTTGCCGACGCGGTGCGGGTGATCAACGACAAGGTGTCGGAGGCGCTCGTGGGGATGGatccgcagcagcaggcgcAGATCGACCAGGCCATCATGGACTTGGACAAAGCGCGCCACAAG GCTGAGCTTGGAGCAAATGCTATGCTGGCAGTATCAATTGCAGCTTGCAAAGCTGGTGCTGCTGAAAAAGAG GTTCCACTATACAAACATATAGCAGATCTTGTTGGCAAAAGCGCTGCTACTATTCCTGTCCCTGCAATTACAGTCATCAATGGTGGAAAGCATGCTGGAAATGGTCTCCCCATTCAG GAAATTATGATCCTTCCTGTTGGTGCAAAGAACTTTGAAGAAGCAATGCAGATGGGTTCCGAGACCTATCATCATCTCAAG GATATTATCTTGGAGAAATATGGTGCAGAGAGTTGCAACATTGGAGATCATGGTGGGTTTGCTCCAAATATTTCCAG CATATCTGAAGGCCTGGATCTTGTGATTGCAGCAATAGAGAGGGCTGGATATAATGGAAGAATTAAATTGGCGATTGATGTCGCTGCTACTGATTTTTGTGTAG GTAAGAAATATGATCTGGAGTTCAAGTCAACAAAGAAATCAGGGCAGAACTTCAAAACTGCAGATGATATGATTGAAATCTATAGCCAGCTTTGTTCAG AGTACCCACTTGTCTCCATTGAGCAGCCCTTTGACAAAGATGACTGGGAGCACTCAAAAAAGTTGACCACACTAGAGCTGTGCCAG gttgcaggGGATGATTTATTGATGTCCGATCCCGAACGCATTAAGCGGGCAGTTAATGAGTACACTTGCAACGCTCTTGTGCTTAAG TTAAATCAAGTGGGCACTGTCACCGAGGCCATAGAGGTGGCCAAGCAGGCAAAGGATGCACATTGGGGTGTGATGGTGTCGCATAGGTCTGGAGACACTGAGGATTCTTTCATCGCTGACCTGGCTGTTGGTGCTGCAGCCGGACAAATCAAAGCCGGTGCCCCCTGCCGTGGAGAGTGTCTCACTAAATACAATCAG CTTCTTAGAATAGAGGAAGAACTTGGTAGTGAAGGCGTCTATGCAGGGGAGAATTGGAGAACTGCAAGCACGAGCTGA
- the LOC112877695 gene encoding LIM domain-containing protein WLIM2b-like yields the protein MFSGTQQKCKVCTKTVYPMDQLSTDGVVFHRSCFKCQHCKSTLSLSNYSSFEGVPYCKAHFEQLFKETGSYNKSFQSQSQSPAKITPEKTGPELTRTPSKAARMFSGTQDKCATCGKTAYPLEKVTVEEKAYHKSCFKCSHGGCAITPSNYAALEGILYCKHHFSQLFKEKGSYNHLIKCASIKRTEAQPEQPAQPTADSS from the exons ATGTTTAGCGGGACGCAGCAGAAGTGCAAGGTGTGCACCAAGACGGTGTACCCGATGGACCAGCTCTCCACCGACGGCGTCGTCTTCCACCGCTCCTGCTTCAAGTGCCAGCACTGCAAGTCCACCCTCTCC CTGAGCAACTATTCCTCGTTCGAAGGAGTGCCATACTGCAAGGCCCATTTCGAGCAGCTCTTCAAGGAGACCGGGAGCTACAACAAGAGCTTCCAATCACAATCACAATCAC CCGCAAAGATTACTCCGGAAAAGACGGGCCCTGAGCTG ACCAGAACACCAAGCAAAGCTGCAAGGATGTTTTCAGGAACACAAGACAAGTGTGCAACTTGTGGCAAAACCGCATATCCTCTTGAGAAG GTAACAGTTGAAGAAAAGGCCTACCACAAGTCCTGCTTCAAATGCTCCCATGGTGGCTGTGCCATCACACCATCCAACTATGCAGCCTTGGAGGGGATCCTCTACTGCAAGCACCATTTCTCTCAACTtttcaaggagaagggaagctACAACCATCTGATCAAGTGCGCATCGATCAAGCGTACGGAGGCACAGCCTGAACAACCAGCACAGCCAACTGCTGATTCCTCTTGA
- the LOC112873514 gene encoding OTU domain-containing protein At3g57810: protein MAAAARPSNAALLARLREGTAKFELLEDSEPAPAPAPSWPRLHCFARIAPSLRGGWSAALNKVEHYGVQRVTGDGRCMFRALAKGMAKNKGIPLTPREEVQDADDLRMAVKEIICDSETERQKYEEAVIAITVEQSLKRYCQRIRRPDFWGGESELLVLSRLCRQPIIIYIPEREYHGRGNGFIPIAEYGLEFAKNSKNWKKKAPVRLLYSGRSHYDLLV from the exons ATGGCTGCAGCGGCGCGGCCATCGAATG CTGCTCTCCTCGCACGCCTCAGGGAGGGCACGGCCAAGTTCGAGCTCCTCGAGGACTCCGAGCCGGCACCTGCGCCAGCACCGTCTTGGCCCCGGCTCCACTGCTTCGCCAGGATTGCCCCCTCGCT GAGGGGCGGTTGGTCGGCGGCTCTGAACAAGGTGGAGCATTACGGGGTTCAGAGGGTCACAGGGGATGGCCGGTGCATGTTTCGGGCGTTG GCAAAAGGAATGGCAAAGAATAAGGGGATTCCTTTGACCCCGAGGGAGGAGGTACAAGATGCAG ATGATTTACGGATGGCAGTGAAAGAAATTATATGTGACAGTGAGACTGAGCGGCAGAAGTATGAAGAAGCTGTTATAGCAATTACTGTGGAACAATCCTTGAAACG CTACTGCCAAAGGATAAGGCGGCCAGATTTCTGGGGTGGAGAGTCAGAACTCCTG GTTTTGTCTAGACTGTGTCGGCAGCCAATAATTATTTATATTCCAGAGCGTGAG TACCATGGTCGTGGTAATGGCTTCATCCCCATAGCTGAATATGGATTAGAATTCGCCAAAAATTCAAAGAATTGGAAGAAAAAGGCACCTGTAAGACTTTTATACAGTGGGAGGAGTCACTACGATTTGCTCGTTTGA
- the LOC112873515 gene encoding uncharacterized protein LOC112873515 has translation MSRPNRSDAHLSPADEAAREAEVREYFDDAAPKRHTKPSRSEHSAVYADAIVPDSSHPELDKFQELEAHTERLVYEGGKVGEEFVETEYYKDLGGVGKQHHTTGTGFIRMDRDKGASFKLSEDPDAAERHDSCKGNPATNEWIPSADSVYPASDKPSRSDS, from the exons ATGTCGAGGCCGAACCGGAGCGACGCGCACCTGTCCCCGGCGGAcgaggcggcgcgggaggccgagGTGCGGGAGTACTTCGACGACGCGGCGCCCAAGCGCCACACCAAGCCCTCCCGCAGCGAGCACTCCGCCGTGTACGCCGACGCGATCGTCCCGGACAGCTCCCACCCGGAGCTGGACAAGTTCCAAGAGCTCGAAGCCCACACCGAG AGACTGGTCTACGAGGGCGGCAAGGTAGGGGAGGAGTTCGTGGAGACCGAGTACTACAAGGACCTCGGCGGCGTCGGCAAGCAGCACCACACG ACCGGAACGGGCTTCATCAGGATGGACAGAGACAAGGGCGCCTCGTTCAAGCTGTCCGAAGACCCCGACGCAGCGGAGCGCCATGATTCTTGCAAGGGGAACCCTGCTACCAACGAGTGGATCCCGTCGGCTGACTCG GTGTACCCGGCGTCAGACAAACCGAGCAGAAGCGACAGCTGA
- the LOC112873517 gene encoding uncharacterized protein LOC112873517 has protein sequence MGSGEAAGTRQQQFGSMDEFWGFYLSQHSKPGTRRWHFLGTLASLACAALAAATGRAAPLLAAPVLGYGMAWYSHFFVEGNRPATFGHPVWSLLCDYRMFGLILTGRIDAELDRLRIQPRPDSPATSAHQD, from the coding sequence ATGgggagcggcgaggcggcggggaCGAGGCAGCAGCAGTTCGGGAGCATGGACGAGTTCTGGGGCTTCTACCTGAGCCAGCACTCCAAGCCGGGGACGCGGCGGTGGCACTTCCTCGGCACGCTGGCCTCTCTCGCCTGCGCGGCGCTCGCGGCCGCCacgggccgcgccgcgccgctcctcgCGGCGCCCGTGCTCGGGTACGGCATGGCGTGGTACAGCCACTTCTTCGTGGAGGGCAACCGCCCGGCCACGTTCGGCCACCCCGTGTGGTCCCTGCTCTGCGACTACCGCATGTTCGGGCTCATCCTCACCGGCCGGATCGACGCCGAGCTCGACCGGCTTCGCATCCAGCCTCGACCCGACTCCCCGGCGACCTCTGCGCACCAGGACTGA
- the LOC112873513 gene encoding uncharacterized protein LOC112873513 — protein sequence MASGQDSSGTTLMDLITSDPSAASGAGASSQQQSSSGGGGGGVGSLLGKPAASTADRKSKKGTLTQIQNDTISAAKALNPVKVLPQRNRKKKPVSYAQLARSIHELAATCDQKSSQRQLVNSVFPKLAVYNSVDPSVAPSLLMLHQQCEDRNVLRYVYYYLARILSDNGSQGLSAAGGIPTPNWDALADIDAVGGVTRADVVPRIVDQLSAESSSDDVEFHARRLAALKALTSASTSSSEMMEKIYEIVFGILEKVADTKQKRKKGIFTKQGGDKESIIRGNLQYASLSALRRLPLDPGNPAFLHRAVQGVEFSDPVAVRHALSIISEIAAKDPYSVAMALGKSAQPGGALQDILHLHDVLARVYLAKLCHSISRARVLDQRPDIKSQYSSLLYQLLLDPSDRVCFEAINCVLGKVDNTESTEDRAGGWIRLTREILKLPEAPSVASKGVLSKSNEKSSKARRPQPLIKLVMRRLESSFRSFSRPVLHAAARVVQEMGKSRAAAFALGAYDEGAPLDVESLDSDLENPMAEATRKPNPLSNGHGGMDTIAGLLASLMEVVRTTVACECVYVRAMVIKALIWMQNPHESFEELKSIIACELSDPAWPSSLLNDVLLTLHARFKATPDMAVTLLEIARIFATKVPGKIDADVLQLLWKTCLVGAGPDGKHTALEAVTIVLDLPPPQPGSMSGLTSVDMVSASDPKSAMALQRLVQAAVWFLGENANYAASEYAWESATPPGTALMMLDADKMVAAASSRNPTLASALTRLQRCAFSGSWEIRIAAVQALTTIAIRSGEPYRLQIYEFLHTLALGGVQSNFSELQLSNGENQGASGTGLGSLISPMLKVLDEMYRAQDDLARDIRQHDNSKQEWSDEELKKLYETHERLLDFVSLFCFVPRAKYLPLGPTSAKLIEIYRNRHNISASGGLSDPAVATGISDLMYESKDVHKETTTIQSGIDPDLAMAWAAGLEDDVWANNAPAVDKVKDFLAGAGTDAPDVDDEEYMNSRPSVGYDDMWAKTILETYEAEEDDGRYSGGSSPESTGSVETSISSHFGGMNYPSLFSSKPSSHGASQQTIREEPPSYSTSVLQRKESFENPLAVRGGRSFGSHEEEDKSSGNPQSGKALYDFTAGGDDELSLTTGEEVEIEYEVDGWYYVKKKRPGRDGKMAGLVPVLYVSS from the exons ATGGCCTCCGGGCAGGACTCGTCGGGCACGACGCTGATGGATCTCATCACCTCGGATCCGTCGGCAGCCTCGGGCGCCGGGGCGTCGTCGCAGCAGCAGTCCtcctcgggcggcggcggcggtggcgtcgGCTCCCTGCTAGGGAAGCCCGCGGCGTCGACGGCGGATCGCAAGTCCAAGAAGGGGACGCTGACGCAGATCCAGAACGATACCATCTCCGCTGCCAAGGCGCTCAACCCCGTCAAGGTCCTGCCCCAGCGGAACAGGAAGAAGAAG CCCGTCTCGTACGCGCAGCTGGCGCGGAGCATCCACGAGCTCGCCGCGACGTGTGACCAG AAAAGTTCCCAGAGGCAGCTTGTAAACAGTGTATTCCCCAAGCTTGCCGTGTACAATTCTGTGGATCCTTCGGTGGCTCCATCTCTCCTCATG CTCCATCAGCAATGCGAGGACAGAAATGTTCTGCGCTATGTATACTATTATCTGGCCCGTATACTGTCAGACAATGGCTCCCAGGGTTTAAGTGCTGCTGGTGGCATACCCACGCCAAATTGGGATGCTCTTGCAGACATTGATGCTGTCGGGGGAGTGACTCGAGCCGACGTTGTACCCAGGATAGTTGATCAGCTTTCAGCAGAATCCTCCAGCGATGATGTTGAGT TCCATGCGCGGAGACTTGCGGCCCTGAAGGCGCTTACATCAGCTTCCACTAGCAGTTCAGAGATGATGGAAAAGATCTATGAAATTGTCTTTGGCATTTTGGAAAAG GTGGCAGATACTAAACAGAAACGAAAGAAGGGTATTTTTACCAAGCAAGGTGGTGATAAAGAG TCTATCATACGGGGTAATTTGCAATATGCTTCTCTAAGTGCACTAAGGAGGCTTCCACTTGATCCTGGTAATCCAGCATTCCTGCACCGAGCTGTCCAGGG GGTTGAGTTTTCTGACCCAGTTGCTGTGAGGCATGCGTTGTCAATAATCTCCGAAATAGCTGCAAAAGATCCATACTCTGTTGCCATGGCATTGG GCAAAAGCGCACAACCTGGTG GAGCTCTTCAGGACATTCTTCATTTACATGATGTTCTTGCCAGGGTCTACCTTGCAAAGTTGTGTCATTCAATATCTAGGGCACGCGTATTGGATC AGAGGCCTGACATAAAGTCTCAGTACAGTTCCCTCCTGTATCAACTTCTTCTGGATCCCAGTGACAGGGTCTGTTTTGAGGCCATAAATTGTGTGTTGGGAAAAGTTGACAACACAGAAAG CACGGAGGACAGAGCTGGTGGATGGATTCGGTTAACTAGAGAAATTCTCAAATTGCCTGAAGCCCCTTCGGTAGCATCAAAGGGTGTTCTGTCAAAATCTAATGAAAAGTCTTCAAAAGCAAGGCGACCTCAGCCTCTCATCAAACTTGTAATGAGAAG GTTGGAGAGCTCATTCCGTAGCTTCTCTCGTCCGGTTCTTCATGCTGCTGCAAGAGTAGTTCAGGAAATGGGCAAAAGTAGAGCAGCTGCTTTTGCATTAGGTGCTTATGATGAGGGGGCCCCTCTTGATGTTGAATCTCTTGATTCTGATCTTGAGAATCCAATGGCTGAAG CTACCCGGAAGCCTAATCCGCTATCCAATGGTCATGGTGGAATGGACACAATAGCAGGGTTACTAGCATCACTGATGGAAGTTGTGCGGACAACGGTAGCATGCGAGTGTGTATATGTTCGAGCAATGGTCATCAAAGCTTTAATATGGATGCAAAATCCACATGAATCTTTTGAAGAACTAAAATCTATCATTGCATGTGAGCTGTCTGACCCAGCCTGGCCTTCCTCTCTCCTGAATGATGTCCTACTAACCTTACACGCTAGGTTCAAG GCAACACCAGATATGGCTGTGACTCTGCTTGAGATTGCAAGAATTTTTGCCACTAAAGTTCCTGGAAAGATTGATGCTGATGTTCTACAATTGTTATGGAAG ACATGCCTTGTAGGAGCAGGACCAGATGGGAAACATACAGCCTTGGAAGCTGTGACTATAGTTCTTGATCTGCCGCCACCTCAGCCTGGTTCAATGTCTGGACTCACTTCTGTTGATATGGTATCTGCCTCCGATCCAAAATCCGCAATGGCACTCCAAAGATTAGTTCAGGCTGCT GTTTGGTTTCTAGGAGAAAATGCAAATTATGCTGCATCTGAGTATGCCTGGGAGTCTGCAACACCGCCTGGTACTGCACTAATGATGCTAGATGCTGATAAAATGGTTGCTGCAGCAAGCTCCCGTAATCCTACGCTTGCAAGCGCTCTGACGAGACTTCAAAGATGTGCATTTAGCGGCAGCTGGGAG ATCCGCATTGCTGCTGTCCAAGCCCTAACTACCATCGCAATAAGGTCTGGTGAACCTTATAGGCTGCAAATATACGAATTTCTACACACTTTGGCTCTTGGGGGTGTGCAGTCAAACTTTTCAGAATTGCAATTAAGCAATGGGGAAAATCAAGGTGCCAGTGGTACTGGTCTTGGATCTTTAATAAGCCCAATGCTCAAGGTCCTAGATGAAATGTATAGAGCTCAAGATGATCTGGCTAG AGATATTCGCCAACATGATAATAGCAAACAAGAATGGAGTGATGAGGAACTTAAGAAGCTTTACGAAACCCATGAGAGGCTTCTTGATTTTGTTTCTTTATTCTGTTTTGTTCCAAGGGCTAAATACTTGCCTCTTGGTCCTACCAG TGCCAAACTCATTGAGATCTACCGCAACCGGCATAACATTAGTGCATCTGGTGGTCTAAGTGATCCTGCTGTTGCTACCGGAATATCCGATCTTATGTACGAGTCCAAAGATGTACACAAAGAGACCACTACTATCCAGTCTGGAATCGACCCTGATCTGGCAATGGCCTGGGCAGCAGGTTTGGAAGATGATGTTTGGGCAAACAACGCGCCAGCTGTGGATAAA GTAAAGGACTTCCTTGCTGGTGCTGGAACTGATGCTCCTGATGTGGATGATGAGGAATACATGAACTCTAGGCCATCTGTTGGCTATGATGATATGTGGGCTAAGACAATTCTCGAAACATATGAGGCCGAG GAAGATGATGGTAGGTACTCTGGTGGATCCTCTCCTGAGTCAACCGGTTCGGTGGAAACCTCCATATCGTCCCATTTTGGGGGTATGAACTATCCATCATTGTTTAGTTCAAAACCATCAAGTCATGGGGCTTCACAACAGACG ATACGTGAAGAACCACCATCATATTCAACATCAGTACTACAAAGGAAGGAGTCGTTTGAAAACCCCCTTGCGGTGCGCGGAGGTCGAAGTTTCGGATCCCATGAGGAAGAAGATAAGAGTTCTGGTAACCCTCAGTCTGGGAAAGCGCTGTATGACTTTACAGCAGGTGGTGATGATGAG TTGAGTTTAACAACTGGGGAAGAAGTGGAGATTGAATATGAGGTTGATGGCTGGTATTAT GTGAAGAAAAAGAGGCCTGGAAGAGATGGAAAGATGGCAGGTCTGGTTCCTGTTCTGTATGTGAGCTCATGA
- the LOC112877426 gene encoding serine/arginine-rich splicing factor SR45a isoform X1 produces MSYSRGSRYESRSPYRRSSYSRYRSRSRSVDSSDAENPGNNLYVTGLSARVTDRDLEKHFSTEGEVIDASVVHDPWTRESRGFGFVTMATVKEADRCIKYLDRSVLEGRVITVEKAKRRRGRTPTPGKYLGTKSSRGRRYSPSYSPVRRDRYSSRYSPDRERSYSPYSRRRSYSPYGRRRSRSPYDRRRSYSPYDRRWSYSPYYSSRYRSRSPYRYRRRRSPSYDRSTSPYRRRYRSVSRSSSASPRGRGRSYSRSLSPERSYSRSCSPVSERSASYSPKKGRSRKEHSRSRSSGKRRRSRESYSHSRSSYSRSVSRERSA; encoded by the exons ATGTCTTACTCAAGGGGATCAAG GTATGAATCTCGCTCACCTTACAGGAGAAGCAGCTATTCAAGGTACAGAAGTCGCTCTAG GAGTGTGGACTCAAGTGATGCTGAAAACCCTGGGAACAACCTGTATGTGACTGGTCTGTCAGCTCGTGTAACTGATCGAGATCTGGAGAAGCACTTCTCTACTGAGGGAGAG GTGATTGATGCGAGCGTTGTGCATGATCCTTGGACAAGGGAATCACGAGGGTTTGGTTTTGTTACCATGGCTACTGTTAAGGAGGCAGATCGTTGCATCAAATATCTGGACCGTTCTGTTTTGGAAGGTCGTGTCATAACTGTTGAAAAG GCAAAAAGAAGACGAGGTAGAACGCCAACACCTGGGAAGTATCTTGGTACGAAATCATCACGTG GACGGAGGTATTCCCCAAGCTACTCACCTGTTCGGAGGGACCGTTACAGTTCACGATATTCACCTGATCGTGAACGGTCTTATTCTCCTTATAGTAGACGCCGATCGTACTCCCCCTATGGCAGGCGAAGATCACGCTCCCCCTACGACAGACGGAGATCATACTCACCCTATGATCGACGCTGGTCATACTCGCCATACTACAGCAGCCGGTACCGTTCAAGGTCTCCATATCGCTACAGGAGACGTAGGTCACCTTCCTATGACCGATCCACTTCACCCTACAGGCGCCGATATAGATCTGTCTCCAGGTCATCCAGTGCTTCTCCAAGGGGCAGAGGCCGGAGCTATTCCCGCAGTTTATCGCCAGAGAGAAGCTACTCACGAAGCTGCTCCCCAGTGTCAGAAAGATCGGCGAGCTACTCTCCAAAGAAAGGGCGTAGTAGAAAGGAACACTCACGCAGCAGATCTTCTGGCAAGAGGCGTCGTTCAAGGGAAAGCTATTCTCATAGCCGCAGCTCGTACTCTAGGTCTGTCTCTAGAGAGCGCTCAGCTTGA
- the LOC112877426 gene encoding serine/arginine-rich splicing factor SR45a isoform X2, which yields MSYSRGSSFLFLGGRYESRSPYRRSSYSRYRSRSRSVDSSDAENPGNNLYVTGLSARVTDRDLEKHFSTEGEVIDASVVHDPWTRESRGFGFVTMATVKEADRCIKYLDRSVLEGRVITVEKILLTATG from the exons ATGTCTTACTCAAGGGGATCAAG TTTTTTGTTTTTGGGTGGAAGGTATGAATCTCGCTCACCTTACAGGAGAAGCAGCTATTCAAGGTACAGAAGTCGCTCTAG GAGTGTGGACTCAAGTGATGCTGAAAACCCTGGGAACAACCTGTATGTGACTGGTCTGTCAGCTCGTGTAACTGATCGAGATCTGGAGAAGCACTTCTCTACTGAGGGAGAG GTGATTGATGCGAGCGTTGTGCATGATCCTTGGACAAGGGAATCACGAGGGTTTGGTTTTGTTACCATGGCTACTGTTAAGGAGGCAGATCGTTGCATCAAATATCTGGACCGTTCTGTTTTGGAAGGTCGTGTCATAACTGTTGAAAAG ATTTTGTTGACAGCAACAGGGTAG